In the Malassezia vespertilionis chromosome 1, complete sequence genome, one interval contains:
- the PRE2 gene encoding proteasome endopeptidase complex (COG:O; MEROPS:MER0001516; EggNog:ENOG503NXDJ) → MNAVLSQFSRSDAVRNVKDMRQENELALGAAEFTVPGTDDGVVVAVDSRASAGSYIASGSVKKVIEINPYLLGTMAGGAADCQYWETYLGHQCRLYELRNKERISVAAASKILSNLVYSYKGMGLSMGTMICGWDRTGPSIFYVDSDGSRMKGDIFSVGSGSTFAYGVLDQGYHWDLSTEEALDLGRRSIYAATHRDAYSGNTVNLYHINRDGWEFIANYDAMSLHYNGVPDEVPHAPSGGYGYNVRVAGLSSKAGNADAHDTVMASSA, encoded by the exons ATGAACGCGGTACTGTCTCAGTTTTCGCGAAGCGATGCTGTGCGCAATGTAAAGGATATGCGTCAGGAGAATGAGCTGGCATTAGGTGCGGCAGAATTTACCGTGCCGGGCACGGAC GACGGTGTTGTCGTCGCTGTTGATTCGCGTGCGTCTGCAGGATCGTACATTGCCTCTGGCAGCGTGAAAAAGGTGATTGAAATCAACCCGTACCTGCTTGGCACGATGGCTGGCGGTGCTGCAGATTGCCAGTACTGGGAAACGTATCTTGGTCATCAATGCCGCCTGTACGAGCTGCGAAACAAGGAGCGCATTTCTGTTGCGGCGGCGTCCAAGATATTGAGCAATCTCGTATACTCGTACAAGGGTATGGGCCTGAGTATGGGAACGATGATTTGCGGTTGGGACAGAACGGGTCCATCAATTTTTTATGTCGACTCCGATGGCTCACGCATGAAGGGAGATATTTTTTCGGTTGGGTCCGGCTCCACGTTCGCCTACGGCGTCCTGGACCAGGGGTACCACTGGGACCTTTCTACTGAAGAGGCACTGGATCTTGGGCGCCGGAGTATCTATGCTGCGACACACCGTGATGCGTATTCTGGTAACACGGTCAACCTTTACCACATCAACCGTGACGGCTGGGAGTTTATCGCCAACTACGATGCCATGTCCCTGCACTACAACGGTGTGCCTGACGAGGTTCCGCATGCACCGAGCGGGGGCTACGGCTATAATGTACGTGTCGCGGGTCTTTCCTCGAAGGCGGGCAATGCGGACGCCCATGATACCGTCATGGCTAGCAGCGCATAG
- a CDS encoding uncharacterized protein (SECRETED:SignalP(1-19); COG:F; EggNog:ENOG503NUT6), with amino-acid sequence MKLGFFFFALICELVFALAQEVPSTSSPTDASSALAGTPSPSASPLADSAPSPPVNASSSDSTPQKMLTPRIVVVTAFQPERDVWESKSNFTQHMDLPGMSPRYPTVSCNEEGHICLFTTGEGEINAASSMSAFMLNPIFNLSQSYFLVNGIAGINPDAGTIGSAAFPRYAIQFGLQYGIDPRSMPQDWNYSYWSYGTKTPGVYPTQFYGTEVFELNSALQDKAQGIAQNLTLNDSNAAADFRKPYLTQAATGPPAVFQGDVLTSDLYFTGELMGQMAANFTGVMTNHTGSYAVSAQEDNAVLEVLVRGTKAGIVDYGRAILFRTASNFDRAPPGMADYDAFQQQNNTTELAAPAFENLFIVGNAIVNEIVDNWDTWAPGVPSQAKSSYGDVFGTLGQ; translated from the coding sequence ATGAAGCTTGGTTTCTTTTTCTTTGCGCTCATTTGCGAGCTTGTTTTCGCTCTTGCACAGGAAGTCCCTTCGACATCGTCACCTACTGATGCCTCTTCGGCTCTGGCTGGCACCCCTTCGCCAAGCGCGTCTCCGCTTGCGGATAGTGCGCCTTCGCCCCCAGTCAACGCGTCTTCGTCTGATTCTACACCCCAAAAGATGCTTACGCCGCGTATCGTTGTTGTTACCGCGTTCCAACCCGAGCGCGACGTATGGGAATCGAAGTCAAATTTCACGCAACACATGGACTTGCCGGGTATGAGCCCTCGTTACCCCACTGTGAGCTGCAATGAAGAGGGACATATTTGCTTGTTTACTACCGGTGAGGGCGAGATTAACGCGGCGTCTTCGATGTCTGCTTTTATGCTAAACCCAATCTTTAACCTTTCGCAATCGTACTTTTTGGTCAATGGTATTGCTGGTATCAACCCTGACGCAGGCACGATTggcagcgctgcttttccCCGCTACGCAATACAATTTGGTCTTCAGTATGGTATTGACCCGCGCTCTATGCCTCAGGACTGGAACTATTCATACTGGAGCTATGGTACCAAAACTCCCGGTGTGTACCCCACTCAGTTTTATGGCACCGAAGTGTTTGAACTTAactcggcgctgcaagacaAGGCTCAGGGTATTGCACAGAACTTGACTCTTAATGACAGCAACGCTGCCGCCGATTTCCGCAAGCCGTACCTTACTCAAGCGGCCACGGGTCCTCCCGCTGTTTTTCAAGGTGACGTCCTCACCAGCGATCTCTACTTTACTGGCGAGCTCATGGGCCAAATGGCCGCCAACTTTACTGGCGTCATGACCAACCATACCGGATCGTATGCCGTTTCCGCACAAGAAGACAATGCTGTTCTCGAAGTGCTTGTGCGTGGCACCAAAGCTGGCATTGTTGACTATGGTCGCGCCATTTTGTTTCGTACAGCAAGCAACTTTGatcgtgcgccgcccggCATGGCGGACTACGATGCGTTTCAACAGCAAAATAATACGACCGAGCTTGCTGCTCCCGCTTTCGAGAATTTGTTCATTGTTGGCAACGCTATTGTGAACGAAATTGTGGACAATTGGGACACTTGGGCACCTGGGGTGCCGTCGCAGGCAAAATCTTCCTACGGCGACGTTTTTGGAACCCTGGGCCAATAG
- a CDS encoding ADP-ribose diphosphatase (EggNog:ENOG503NZ8Q; COG:L), producing the protein MVKSANVDLDKAKVETKEPLHNDQSKWIGLHAIRWVDPSGKHRVWECADRKTRKGQVDAVAILAIVKRPGTEPHVLLVRQFRPPAEKTMIELPAGLVDKGEVGDDGVLRAAFRELHEETGYRSDNPGTSMHVASMSSIMYNDPGLTGANMRMCTMEVDLSKDAPDPIANPDEGEFIERYLVPLRSLGSELEAFVKKGYGVDARLAHMAAGIDIGLNYATR; encoded by the coding sequence ATGGTGAAGAGTGCAAACGTCGATTTAGACAAAGCCAAGGTGGAAACAAAAGAACCGCTACACAACGATCAGTCAAAATGGATTGGCCTTCATGCAATTCGATGGGTGGATCCCTCAGGAAAACACCGGGTCTGGGAGTGCGCCGATCGCAAGACACGCAAAGGCCAGGTTGATGCTGTGGCAATTCTTGCGATTGTGAAGCGGCCGGGCACTGAGCCACATGTCCTTCTCGTTCGTCAATTCCGGCCGCCCGCGGAAAAGACAATGATTGAGTTACCGGCCGGCCTTGTCGACAAAGGCGAAGTAGGCGATGATGGTGTACTGCGTGCGGCGTTCCGTGAGCTTCATGAGGAGACGGGATACCGGTCCGATAATCCTGGCACTTCCATGCATGTGGCATCGATGAGCTCCATCATGTATAATGACCCTGGCCTGACTGGTGCAAACATGAGGATGTGCACGATGGAGGTCGATCTCTCCAAAGACGCACCTGATCCTATCGCAAATCCTGATGAAGGCGAATTTATCGAGCGTTATCTGGTACCGCTGCGCTCTCTCGGCAGTGAGCTGGAAGCGTTTGTTAAAAAAGGCTATGGAGTTGATGCCCGTCTTGCTCATATGGCGGCTGGGATTGATATCGGCCTCAACTACGCTACGAGATGA
- a CDS encoding uncharacterized protein (TransMembrane:4 (i48-68o80-101i113-131o177-197i)) — MSEDLPAYTRQPTRGPAGWSYNYRSPNGAPPSYSDSVRWFFHNSLRPAFLAFALVSAIVAVFLAAIHWRDMADMGENAKILLAVSAALFTAVAIIQTLTFTMGVLTNLKGLRIAVRVIFLSTGMASAAQSISLTNIYSNKDEIIAHCVNSAGSSALAEFRTEMSTKDSCTADWDSDAAWNIAWLVIVILFCILYSMICSRYLAKVESAVPGATNAPLSDNARDDWDVEQGCAMGSVRPSIADDVAIEMKANPMADVYGGRSDSVHPAASFASGKEDLDDGASMSVQPEYGEMHADSYESLSASAHRA, encoded by the coding sequence ATGAGCGAGGATCTGCCGGCGTACACGAGGCAGCCTACGCGGGGACCTGCGGGCTGGAGTTACAATTACAGGAGCCCTAATGGTGCACCTCCTTCGTACAGTGATTCTGTGCGGTGGTTTTTTCACAACTCGCTTCGCCCCGCGTTCCTTGCTTTCGCGCTGGTGAGCGCAATTGTGGCAGTGTTTCTCGCCGCGATTCACTGGCGTGACATGGCAGATATGGGCGAGAATGCAAAGATACTGCTGGCCGTGTCTGCCGCACTGTTTACAGCTGTCGCCATCATCCAAACGCTGACGTTCACGATGGGAGTGCTGACGAATTTAAAAGGACTGCGCATTGCTGTGCGAGTAATTTTTTTGAGCACTGGAATGGCATCTGCCGCGCAGTCCATTTCTCTGACCAACATATATTCGAACAAGGATGAGATAATTGCGCATTGCGTCAATTCTGCGGGCAGTAGCGCACTGGCTGAATTCCGTACAGAGATGTCCACCAAAGATTCGTGCACGGCCGATTGGGACTCGGACGCGGCGTGGAATATTGCGTGGCTTGTGATTGTGATTTTATTTTGTATTTTATACTCCATGATCTGCTCGCGTTATCTCGCCAAAGTCGAAAGTGCGGTCCCTGGGGCGACGAATGCACCGCTCTCTGACAATGCTCGTGACGATTGGGATGTAGAGCAGGGGTGCGCCATGGGAAGTGTACGACCAAGCATAGCGGATGACGTGGCGATTGAAATGAAGGCGAACCCGATGGCCGACGTCTATGGTGGCCGTAGCGACAGCGTTCACCCAGCAGCGTCATTTGCAAGCGGCAAGGAAGATCTCGATGACGGCGCGAGCATGTCGGTACAGCCCGAGTACGGCGAAATGCACGCGGACAGCTACGAATCGTTGTCCGCAAGCGCACACCGCGCGTGA
- a CDS encoding D-lactate dehydratase (EggNog:ENOG503P0H4; COG:S; MEROPS:MER0031431) produces MTTVPRRALIAVTCAKAKLYPDGGETGLFVTEALHPFEILRKANFEVDLISEDGKFSADQLSLTEPWIKPDELAIYNDRNSEFRHKLDNLLKPSDVDPKKYGIFFASAGHAALIDYPEDKGLQKIAGEIWDDGGIVSAVCHGGAIFPGIKDKNGNCIIKGREVTGFTTQGEEEEGVLETIKSWNRPTIESSAASCGAKYVAPPGPWASFTHTDGRLVTGANPQSGAAIGEAIVKAFDALPNHQSA; encoded by the coding sequence ATGACTACTGTCCCTCGGCGTGCTCTTATTGCTGTCACCTGTGCCAAGGCCAAGCTCTACCCCGATGGCGGTGAGACCGGTCTTTTTGTGACCGAGGCTCTGCATCCATTTGAGATCCTTCGCAAGGCGAACTTTGAAGTCGATCTCATCTCCGAAGATGGCAAGTTTTCTGCTGACCAGCTCTCGCTGACGGAGCCATGGATCAAGCCTGATGAGCTTGCCATTTACAACGATCGTAATTCCGAGTTCCGCCACAAGCTTGACAACTTGCTTAAGCCGAGCGACGTCGACCCGAAGAAGTACGGCATCTTTTTCGCGTCTGCCGGTCACGCCGCGTTGATTGACTACCCCGAGGACAAGGGTCTTCAGAAAATTGCTGGTGAGATCTGGGATGACGGTGGTATTGTCTCTGCCGTCTGCcacggcggcgccatttTCCCTGGCATCAAGGACAAGAACGGCAACTGCATTATCAAGGGCCGAGAAGTCACTGGCTTTACCACCCAgggcgaggaagaggaaggTGTGCTTGAAACTATCAAGAGCTGGAACCGCCCGACCATTGAATCGAGTGCTGCGTCTTGCGGTGCCAAGTACGTCGCTCCTCCTGGTCCGTGGGCGTCGTTCACCCACACTGATGGGCGTCTTGTCACTGGTGCCAACCCACAGAGCGGTGCAGCCATTGGAGAGGCCATTGTAAAGGCTTTTGATGCGCTCCCCAACCACCAAAGCGCTTAA
- the FIG4 gene encoding phosphatidylinositol-3,5-bisphosphate 5-phosphatase (EggNog:ENOG503NVR3; COG:I): MVIRFTGGEAKEAPELPTVDVERTVPPIAALSSSHSAKQAGHSTMLKKEESGTDIFPAPSSHEVNVPCEMDPNDDTSWSLCVSTDNVEYSREEMDNLLETLRENNKSVGGLKHKGRYFGLVGFVRFTSGYHMVLISRRSVVALLGGHYIYHCDETKMLPIFHYTHLSNVPGRTKAKENAEANLLHTFSQVDLSKNFYFSYTYDLTSTLQVNMTGPCVSSDAFNAGSWNYNEKFIWNYYLLIPAFRDCRHTESQTDAQEDTVLEAKRQWVLPMVHGFADQAKLSVLGRVIYITLIARRSRHFAGARFHKRGINPHGYVANDVETEQVVNEPITSSFFAPNYRSWAPHPRYRASPRFTSFVMVRGSIPVFWTQDTSNMSPRPPITISHPDPYYTPAMQHFDVLFRAYGTPVIVLNLVKSKERQPRESKLLQTYTECVQQLNQFLPGSDDLKRSRKIRYIAWDMSRASKSQDQDVIETLETIAKNTIAATGYFHSGPLPQRLQGQSSPGTNILLQHGITRVNCVDCLDRTNAAQFVIGKEALAQQLHALGLLEHSSLSFDSEMTRMLTEMYHDLGDTIALQYGGSALAHKTDTYRKINRWTSHSRDMVEGLRRYYANSFADADKQAAIDLFLGQEQYGQEEMPVIARWDIQSFKATEEALVQDENMERHETYMRAFANANDQFWDLYYRPSLFTDLQRHHAFKMTAVLQQLSIFPGFAYPSLNTEASLMVDPTPSTPPSVQATDHLAKRTSLLGDMQRWMRPAENPSNKSTTTQQHSASVDCSQEASAQRTVSPAWTDAASTMGALLDRILHPVISKQEQREYFAYATQFKQFSFGQVHRATGADLHVYDTFTSLSSTPMQLQGNYEPNRADPTLLNYMRFGQAARNLSHGSHRGTPPPDPPSMDAKVRTFAAWLHAMPAR, encoded by the exons ATGGTGAT CAGATTCACGGGCGGTGAAGCAAAAGAGGCACCAGAGCTGCCGACAGTCGATGTCGAGCGGACAGTACCGCCAATTGCCGCGCTCAGCTCGTCGCATTCCGCAAAACAGGCGGGTCACTCAACGATGCTCAAGAAAGAAGAGAGTGGGACTGATATTTTCCCAGCACCGTCGTCGCATGAGGTTAATGTGCCCTGCGAAATGGATCCCAATGACGACACGTCTTGGTCACTTTGTGTGTCGACGGACAATGTTGAGTACAGCCGCGAAGAAATGGATAATTTGCTGGAGACTTTACGAGAAAATAACAAGAGTGTCGGCGGTCTCAAGCACAAAGGGCGCTACTTTGGTCTTGTTGGTTTTGTCCGATTCACGTCGGGATATCACATGGTCCTCATATCTCGACGCAGTGTTGTGGCGCTTTTGGGAGGCCACTATATATACCATTGCGATGAAACCAAGATGCTTCCGATATTTCACTATACACATCTATCCAATGTTCCAGGACGTACAAAAGCAAAGGAAAACGCCGAAGCTAACCTGCTGCATACATTCAGCCAGGTGGATCTGAGCAAGAATTTTTATTTCAGCTATACATACGACCTGACAAGTACGCTGCAAGTAAACATGACCGGGCCTTGCGTTAGCAGCGATGCGTTTAATGCTGGATCCTGGAACTACAACGAGAAATTTATCTGGAACTATTATCTTTTAATCCCAGCGTTTCGAGACTGTCGGCATACAGAAAGTCAAACTGATGCGCAGGAAGACACAGTACTTGAAGCAAAGCGCCAATGGGTTCTTCCCATGGTCCATGGATTTGCTGATCAAGCAAAACTAAGTGTCCTTGGCAGGGTCATTTATATCACGCTAATTGCTCGCCGTTCACGACATTTTGCCGGCGCACGGTTTCATAAGCGAGGTATTAATCCTCATGGTTACGTTGCCAATGATGTCGAGACAGAGCAAGTGGTAAATGAACCTATTACAAGTTCTTTCTTTGCACCAAATTATCGCAGTTGGGCGCCTCATCCACGCTACCGTGCGTCGCCGCGTTTCACCTCTTTTGTCATGGTCCGCGGCTCTATTCCTGTGTTTTGGACGCAGGATACATCCAACATGTCTCCACGACCACCTATTACGATTTCACATCCCGATCCTTACTATACCCCTGCGATGCAGCACTTTGATGTACTCTTTCGCGCATATGGAACGCCAGTTATTGTGCTAAACCTCGTCAAAAGCAAGGAGAGGCAGCCCCGTGAAAGCAAACTGTTGCAGACGTACACGGAATGTGTTCAACAGCTGAACCAATTTTTGCCGGGTAGCGACGACTTGAAGCGAAGCAGGAAGATACGGTACATTGCGTGGGATAtgagccgcgcaagcaagAGCCAGGACCAGGACGTGATTGAGACACTGGAGACAATTGCGAAAAACACCATTGCTGCAACTGGCTATTTCCATTCGGGGCCGCTTCCCCAGCGACTTCAAGGGCAAAGTTCTCCAGGCACCAACATTCTCTTGCAGCACGGCATAACGCGCGTAAATTGTGTGGACTGTCTTGATAGGAccaatgcagcgcagtTTGTCATTGGAAAAGAAGCACTCGCACAACAACTTCACGCTCTGGGGCTGTTAGAGCATTCAAGTTTATCTTTTGACTCCGAGATGACTCGTATGCTCACAGAAATGTACCACGACTTGGGCGATACGATTGCGCTCCAATACGGCGGCTCGGCATTGGCACATAAGACCGATACCTACCGTAAAATAAATCGATGGACATCCCATTCGCGCGATATGGTGGAAGGACTGAGGCGGTACTATGCAAACTCGTTTGCCGATGCGGACAAACAAGCGGCCATTGACCTGTTCCTTGGCCAGGAACAGTATGGCCAGGAGGAGATGCCTGTGATCGCACGGTGGGATATACAATCTTTTAAAGCGACGGAAGAGGCCCTTGTGCAAGACGAAAATATGGAACGCCACGAAACGTAcatgcgcgcttttgcgaATGCAAACGACCAATTCTGGGATCTGTACTATCGTCCGTCGTTGTTTACAgatctgcagcgccaccATGCGTTCAAAATGACAGCCGTACTGCAGCAACTTTCCATCTTCCCGGGCTTTGCGTACCCATCGCTAAACACCGAGGCATCACTTATGGTCGATCCTACACCCTCGACGCCGCCATCGGTCCAAGCGACTGACCATCTAGCAAAGCGGACCTCGCTGTTGGGcgacatgcagcgctggatgcgGCCCGCGGAGAACCCTAGCAACAAGAGCACTACTACACAGCAGCATAGTGCATCAGTGGATTGCTCACAGGAAGCAAGTGCACAACGCACAGTTTCGCCGGCTTGGACGGATGCAGCATCCACCATGGGAGCGTTGCTCGATCGTATACTGCATCCCGTGATTTCGAAGCAAGAACAGCGCGAGTACTTTGCTTATGCAACACAGTTCAAACAGTTCTCGTTTGGACAGGTACATCGTGCTACGGGTGCTGATTTACACGTGTACGATACGTTTACTAGTTTGTCTTCTACGCCAATGCAGCTGCAAGGAAACTATGAGCCGAACCGCGCTGACCCTACACTGCTGAACTACATGCGATTTGGCCAAGCGGCCCGAAATTTGTCACACGGTTCGCATCGTGGCACGCCGCCTCCCGATCCACCCTCCATGGACGCCAAAGTCCGTACCTTTGCCGCTTGGCTTCACGCGATGCCTGCGCGCTAA
- the HOM6 gene encoding homoserine dehydrogenase (EggNog:ENOG503NW9B; BUSCO:EOG09263483; COG:E), which translates to MSGIDVAIIGVGLVGSAVIAQLGTAASAASMRVVALQNSKKALLAKPGQQLALSGWKDALAASSANAFALDELVKHLEALRDSNKRHIAVVDNTSDQSVAQFYPSFLKAGFSVVTPNKKAFSGSLDLHLAIQQNVAHGVSSTRGPLVYQESTVGAGLPIISTLQDLVMTGDEVKCIEGVLSGTMSYIFNEFSPPGGGTRKFSEVVAVARENGYTEPHPADDLSGSDVARKLTILSRLIPALSEALPEGFSSVPTQSLTPEPLLDEKNADVYVKRLAEFDQHFDELRAKAQAHNSVLRYVGVIDVPSKTIKASLETYPATHAFATSLGGSDNIMSFSSSRYNNRPLIVQGSGAGADVTAMGVVADLLRVAERRA; encoded by the coding sequence ATGTCGGGTATTGACGTCGCGATCATTGGCGTGGGACTTGTCGGCTCCGCTGTCATTGCACAGCTTGGTACTGCGGCTTCTGCTGCGTCCATGCGTGttgttgcgctgcaaaactCGAAGAAAGCACTTCTCGCCAAGCCGGGccagcagcttgcgctgagCGGATGGAAAGATGCACTTGCTGCGTCGTCTGCGAATGCTTTTGCGTTGGATGAGTTGGTCAAGCATCTTGAGGCGCTGCGAGACTCGAACAAGCGCCATATTGCTGTAGTGGATAACACGTCCGATcaaagcgtcgcgcagttTTACCCCTCGTTCCTCAAGGCCGGCTTCAGCGTCGTGACACCGAACAAGAAGGCTTTCTCTGGCTCGCTTGATCTGCATCTTGCTATTCAACAAAATGTTGCACACGGTGTGTCATCTACTAGAGGGCCTCTGGTGTACCAGGAGAGCACTGTTGGTGCAGGGCTTCCTATTATTAGCACGCTTCAGGACCTTGTCATGACCGGCGATGAAGTCAAATGCATCGAGGGTGTTTTGAGTGGTACAATGAGCTACATATTTAATGAGTTTAGTCCTCCCGGTGGTGGCACGCGCAAGTTTTCCGAGGTTGTCGCGGTGGCCCGCGAAAATGGGTACACGGAGCCGCACCCCGCAGACGACTTGTCTGGCTCTGACGTGGCGAGGAAACTTACAATCCTTTCGCGTTTAATTCCCGCTCTGTCAGAAGCGCTTCCAGAGGGCTTCAGCTCTGTTCCTACGCAGTCACTTACGCCGGAACCACTTCTGGACGAGAAGAACGCCGATGTGTATGTCAAGCGTCTTGCCGAGTTCGACCAGCATTTCGACGaattgcgcgccaaagcacaAGCGCACAACTCCGTATTGCGCTACGTCGGTGTGATTGATGTGCCGTCTAAGACGATCAAGGCTAGCTTGGAGACGTACCCTGCAACGCATGCGTTTGCCACTTCGCTGGGTGGCTCTGACAACATTATGTCATTCAGCTCCAGCCGCTACAACAACCGTCCTTTGATTGTCCAGGGCTCTGGTGCAGGTGCCGATGTTACGGCTATGGGTGTCGTTGCAGACTTGCTCCGCGTCGCAGAGCGCCGTGCATAA
- the ERG11 gene encoding sterol 14alpha-demethylase (EggNog:ENOG503NW9W; COG:Q) yields MTWMRMTGLFVVGIAVIVVLNVLSQLLLPRNRSLPPVVFHWFPVIGSAVTYGIDPYKFFFDCREKYGDVFTFILFGRQVTVALGTKGSNLVFNGRLNQVSAEEAYTSLTTPVFGKEVVYDVPNAVLMEQKRFVKAGLSTANFRAYVPQIVDEVNEFVKKDSTFAPLQLGAKSVTVDIFKAMSEITILTASRTLQGKEVRDNLNKSFAGLYHDLDSGFTPINFVIPNLPLPNNFRRDRAQRQMSAFYQGIIKKRREADTEDAGHDMIRALMEQSYKDGRGITDIEIAHMMIALLMAGQHTSSATGSWALLRLGQRPEYIQELYEEQKRVYGEPNGTFRPLDYDIQKSQLPVMDAVIRETLRLHPPIHSIMRKVKSDIPVPAALSTPKTAKGKANESASFVIPKGHYVVAAPGVSQVDPCLWEDSDVFNPNRWMSSGKNSEQGDGEQEDYGWGMVSTGSGSPYLPFGAGRHRCIGEQFAYLQLGTIVSMFVRNFDWRLDGHGFPAPDYTSMVVLPKSPANLVFTLRS; encoded by the coding sequence ATGACTTGGATGCGAATGACGGGCCTCTTTGTTGTCGGCATTGCGGTCATTGTTGTGCTGAACGTCTTGTCGCAACTGTTGCTCCCCCGCAATCGATCGCTCCCGCCTGTTGTGTTTCACTGGTTTCCAGTTATTGGATCAGCAGTGACGTATGGTATCGATCCTTACAAGTTTTTCTTTGACTGTCGTGAAAAGTATGGCGACGTTTTTACCTTTATTCTCTTTGGACGTCAAGTGACTGTCGCGTTGGGTACCAAAGGTTCCAACTTGGTGTTTAATGGCCGTCTCAACCAGGTCTCTGCTGAGGAGGCGTACACTTCACTTACAACGCCTGTGTTTGGCAAAGAGGTAGTGTACGATGTGCCCAACGCCGTGCTTATGGAGCAAAAGCGCTTTGTCAAGGCCGGTCTTTCCACCGCAAACTTCCGCGCGTATGTCCCGCAAATCGTTGACGAGGTGAACGAATTCGTAAAGAAAGACTCCACGTTTGCCCCTTTGCAGCTTGGTGCTAAGTCTGTCACGGTCGATATTTTCAAGGCGATGAGCGAGATTACCATTCTTACAGCAAGCCGCACATTGCAGGGCAAAGAGGTGCGTGATAATCTGAATAAAAGTTTTGCTGGTCTTTACCACGACCTCGATTCCGGATTTACTCCCATCAATTTTGTAATTCCTAACCTTCCGCTCCCAAACAATTTCCGCCGCgaccgcgcgcagcgccaaatgAGCGCATTTTACCAGGGAATCATTAAGAAACGTCGCGAGGCGGACACTGAAGATGCGGGACACGATATGATTCGCGCATTGATGGAGCAGTCATACAAGGACGGTCGTGGTATCACCGACATTGAGATTGCGCACATGATGATCGCTCTGCTCATGGCTGGCCAGCACACGAGTAGTGCAACCGGCAGCTGGGCTTTACTCCGACTTGGACAACGCCCTGAGTATATACAGGAGCTGTACGAAGAGCAGAAGCGTGTGTACGGCGAGCCTAACGGCACATTCCGGCCCCTTGACTACGACATTCAGAAATCACAGCTGCCTGTGATGGATGCAGTGATCcgcgagacgctgcgttTGCACCCGCCGATCCATTCGATCATGCGCAAGGTCAAGTCGGATATCCCAGTACCAGCAGCGCTTTCCACTCCCAAAACTGCAAAAGGAAAAGCGAATGAGAGTGCGTCGTTTGTGATTCCCAAGGGCCACTATGTTGTTGCCGCGCCCGGTGTTTCTCAGGTCGACCCCTGCCTTTGGGAGGACTCTGACGTGTTTAACCCTAACCGCTGGATGAGCAGTGGAAAAAATTCTGAGCAGGGAGACGGCGAGCAGGAAGACTATGGCTGGGGTATGGTGAGCACTGGCTCAGGCAGCCCCTACCTTCCATTTGGCGCTGGCCGGCATCGCTGCATTGGCGAGCAGTTTGCGTATTTACAGCTTGGCACCATTGTCTCCATGTTTGTACGCAACTTTGATTGGCGCTTGGACGGACATGGCTTTCCCGCGCCGGATTACACCTCTATGGTGGTGCTCCCCAAGTCTCCCGCGAATCTCGTCTTTACATTGCGTTCGTAG